The region GTTTATAAAATAAAAGTATTATACCAAATAAAACTATCAAATTTATTGTAAATCCAATTATGACAAATGGTAGCGCTGCTTTTGCTTCTGTAAATAGAAATGAAAGCTTTAACATAAACATAACTAATGAATAAATTGTAACAGACATTTGATAAATTAAAAACTTATTGAATAAGATTAGAGAGCCCTTAGGTACTGAAATATTATCTTTTGACATCAAATACACTTGAACAGGCTGTCCTCCAGTTGAAAATGGAGTAATAGCGCTATAATACTGTCCTATAACTGCTATCTTTAAAGATTTAAAATAATTTATTTTTCCATATACAGTTCTCGTAATTAGATTTAATACCAATCCGTCAAAAACCCAATCTCCAGCCATCATAATTACAGCAAATAATAAATAAATACTATTTGTATTTGAAAGAAGTCCTGGTAAATCCTTTAAATCTACACTTGCAGTTATTATTATCAATGTCATAACTGTAATAATAAGCATTATACAAAAATTTATCTTTTTATTTTCCATAAAATCCTCTTCTTTCTTGCTTGGATAGGTTTATCCTTTAACATAAATTTCCCCCTTATTTAATAGGATATGTTTATTTTTCCAACTGTTTTATATTTTTTAAAATGATATCCCTCTTTATAGTTAATAAATTACTATTGTTTTCTTTTAATACCTTTTTTAAATCTTGTAAAGAAAAGCTTAGCTTATCTAAAACTTTAACTTTATTTTTATCTTCTCCTATCTTATTCCTTAAACTAGTTAAATGTACCTCACCTTCAGAAAGTAATTCATTAGCCTTATCTAATTCACCACTCTCTCCCATCAAATATGACTGAAATACATAATATTTGATTTTACATAACTCACCTTTTATTTCATCCTTATATGAATCAAAATAAGGTGATATATACAGATACACTTGACTTCCATTACTAATAATATTATACACTTCTTTGTTTTCTACAGCTAATGTAAATTTATTCAAACTTTCTTCTAACTTATCAGTTCCTTCACTAATTGGAACTTTTTTTGCTCCTTCTATTTCATAGCTATTCCAATTATGATGTATTTCTTTAACGGTTTTATTCATATTTTCCCATGACTTATTAAGTTTTTCTTCTTTTTTTTCTTTTTCTTCTTCTGGTTCTTTTGCTGTAGTATTTAATTCTTCTAAATCATCAAAAACAGAATTTATGCCTTCATAAATACTATTTAAACTACTAGGTGCTTTTTCTTTTTTTTCGTAATTAGCATTTTTACTTGATTCTTTTTTACAAGAAACAAAAGAAATAGCTATAATGAATATAAAAATTAGTACAATATGTTTTCTTTTCAATTGTCACCACCTCAATTTTATTATAACCAGAGGTGTTTTTTTTATGTTAAAGTATTGGAGACAGTAGCCTTGAAATAGACTCTTTAAATTTAACTAAAAGAGATCTTTTCCCATAGCCATCACTAGTTATTTCTACACATCTTTCCAAATCCTTTAATATTTGCTTAGTGATTTCACTATTTACTTTTTTATCATATATAAATGCATTAACTTCAAAATTCAATTTAAAACTTCTTATGTCCAAATTTGCTGTTCCTACTGATGAAACCATATCATCCATCACTACTACCTTGCTATGCATAAATCCATCTTGGTAAGTATAAAACTGAACTCCAGCTTCTAACAATTCACCTATATATGAAAGACTGGCCCAGTATACAAAAGGGTGATCTGGCTTATCTGGTATTAGTACTTTTACATCTACTCCTGATAACCCTGCTACTTTTAAAGCTTCCAATATACTATCATCTGGGATGAAGTACGGTGTTTGAATGTATACTTTTTCTCTGGCATTGATGATCATCTTTAAATATCCATCTTTAATGCTAGTCCATTTCGAGTCAGGACCAGAAGAAACTATCTGAATCCCAGTTTCCCCTTTACCTTTTACTTCAGGAAAATATCTTTTACTTACTTCAATTTCTTTTTTTGAAGCAAATCTCCAATCTAATAGGAATCTCCACTGAAGACCTGCTACTGCAGTACCATTTATTTTACAATGAGTATCTCTCCAATAACCAAATTTATCCGTATATTCTATATATTCATCACCAATATTAAACCCACCTACAAAACCTTCTACTCCATCAATTATGCAAATCTTTCTGTGATTTCTATAGTTTACTCTCAGACTTATATAAGGTAGAAATGGAGGAAAAAAACAGGCCACTTCTCCTCCAGCATCTATTAAGTCATTGAAATAATTCTTAGGTAAACTTCTACCTCCCATGCCATCATAGAGTAACTTTACCTCAACACCTTCTTTTGCTTTCTTGACCAATGCATTTACGATTTCTGTTGATATATTGTCACTTCTAATAATATAATACTCCATATGAATGTATTCTTTTGCATTATTAATACTGTTTAAAAGAGCATTAAATTTGTCTACCCCTGAAAAATATAGTTCAACCTCATTATCTTGAGTATATATAGAAGAATTACTCATCAGATGAAATTGAATAATATCTTCATGAGCAGAAATTTTAGGATCATTATAATTAAATCTATTCTTCACTATGTTTTGCTCTTGATTTGCTACTAATTCATCAAAATACTTATCCTCTTCTTTCTTTATTTCAAAAATCTTTTTCTTTCTCATATCCTGCCCTAAAAATAAATAAATCAAAAATCCGATACCTGGTAAAAAGAAGAGAATCATGACCCATAGCCATGTGGTTGTAGGATTCCTTCTCTCAAAAAATACCAACAAAATTGCCAATAATATGTTTATAAGAAGTATGTTTTCTACAATCCACTTCAATACAGATATAAAAGTTTCCATATCATCACCCATGTCTTATTATTTTTTCTAGACTAGCTTACTCTTTCATTATACCATTTTTTATTTATTATTTAAGATGAATATGTTATTTTTATAATTCTTTTAAAAAAAAGGAGCATTAAAATGCTCCTTTTCTAATTCCTCTTCTTTGATTTATATCTTTTGGTACTATCCAATATTTTCTTTCTAATTCTTAAGTTCTTAGGGGTTACCTCTACCAATTCATCATTTTCAATAAATTCTAATACTTGCTCTAAACTCATTATCTTAGGTGGAGATAGCCTTAACGCTTCATCCGAACCCGATGCTCTTACATTTGATTGTTGTTTCTTTCTACATACATTTACTTCAATATCCATACCCTTTGGATTTGAGCCTACAACCATACCTTCATACACCTTCGCCCCAGGAGTAATGAAAAGTATACCTCTTTCCTGAGATTGATAAAGACCATATGCAGTTGCTTCTCCTGTCTCATATACAATCAAAGAACCTTGTGTCCTTGTTGGTATATCTCCTTTATAAGGTGTATAGCCATCAAATATAGAGTTTAGTATACCATTACCCTTAGTATCAGTCATAAACTCAGATCTATAGCCTATAAGGCCTCTAGCAGGGATAGAGAATATAAGTCTTGTATAACCACCATTTGACTCAGTCATGTGGACAAGTTCTCCCTTTCTCTGTCCAAGTTTTTCTATTACAGTACCAATAAACTCTTCAGGTACATCTATAGAAACACTCTCCATAGGTTCATGTTTCTTTCCATTAATATCCTTATAAAGAACTTCTGGTTTTGAAACTTGAAACTCATAACCTTCTCTTCTCATATTTTCTATCAATACTGAAAGATGTAATTCTCCTCTTCCAGATACTTTGAACGCATCTGTTGAATCTGTTTCTTCTACCCTCAAACTAACATCAGTTTGAAGTTCTTTAAATAACCTATTTCTTAAATGTCTAGATGTTACATAGGTACCTTCCTGCCCTGCAAAAGGACTGTTGTTTACTGAAAATGTCATTGCTATAGTTGGTTCTGAAATCTTAACAAAAGGTAGTGGTTCAGGTGCGTCTATATCACATATTGTATCTCCAAT is a window of Anaerosalibacter sp. Marseille-P3206 DNA encoding:
- the cls gene encoding cardiolipin synthase, coding for MGDDMETFISVLKWIVENILLINILLAILLVFFERRNPTTTWLWVMILFFLPGIGFLIYLFLGQDMRKKKIFEIKKEEDKYFDELVANQEQNIVKNRFNYNDPKISAHEDIIQFHLMSNSSIYTQDNEVELYFSGVDKFNALLNSINNAKEYIHMEYYIIRSDNISTEIVNALVKKAKEGVEVKLLYDGMGGRSLPKNYFNDLIDAGGEVACFFPPFLPYISLRVNYRNHRKICIIDGVEGFVGGFNIGDEYIEYTDKFGYWRDTHCKINGTAVAGLQWRFLLDWRFASKKEIEVSKRYFPEVKGKGETGIQIVSSGPDSKWTSIKDGYLKMIINAREKVYIQTPYFIPDDSILEALKVAGLSGVDVKVLIPDKPDHPFVYWASLSYIGELLEAGVQFYTYQDGFMHSKVVVMDDMVSSVGTANLDIRSFKLNFEVNAFIYDKKVNSEITKQILKDLERCVEITSDGYGKRSLLVKFKESISRLLSPIL
- the typA gene encoding translational GTPase TypA; the protein is MNKKRDDIRNIAIVAHVDHGKTTLVDALLKQSGIFRENQVVKDRVMDSNDIERERGITILSKNTAVYYKDTKINIIDTPGHADFGGEVERVLKMVNGVVLLVDAFEGPMPQTKFVLKKALELELPVIVCINKVDRPEARPDEVIDEVLDLFIDLGANDDQLECPFIFASAKQGMATLDVNTPKEDMNDLFETIVKYIPAPEGDEEGPLQILISTIDYNEYIGRIGIGKIERGTININDEVVLVNNEKKDEIKKVKISNIYEFQGLNRVEVETAKVGSIIAVTGVEGIHIGDTICDIDAPEPLPFVKISEPTIAMTFSVNNSPFAGQEGTYVTSRHLRNRLFKELQTDVSLRVEETDSTDAFKVSGRGELHLSVLIENMRREGYEFQVSKPEVLYKDINGKKHEPMESVSIDVPEEFIGTVIEKLGQRKGELVHMTESNGGYTRLIFSIPARGLIGYRSEFMTDTKGNGILNSIFDGYTPYKGDIPTRTQGSLIVYETGEATAYGLYQSQERGILFITPGAKVYEGMVVGSNPKGMDIEVNVCRKKQQSNVRASGSDEALRLSPPKIMSLEQVLEFIENDELVEVTPKNLRIRKKILDSTKRYKSKKRN
- a CDS encoding lysylphosphatidylglycerol synthase transmembrane domain-containing protein, translated to MENKKINFCIMLIITVMTLIIITASVDLKDLPGLLSNTNSIYLLFAVIMMAGDWVFDGLVLNLITRTVYGKINYFKSLKIAVIGQYYSAITPFSTGGQPVQVYLMSKDNISVPKGSLILFNKFLIYQMSVTIYSLVMFMLKLSFLFTEAKAALPFVIIGFTINLIVLFGIILLFYKPDWIKPIVLFVYRFLNKINIMKDIDKYVGRLDKAMEEYLLSIQKIKENKKKSIILLILTMVQLTFYFSITYFVYLSLGLNDASLIDIIAIQSLVYMAASYIPTPGTAGASEGGYYLLFKPLFTKNLIVYALLLWRIISYYFRIIFTGLVTLIDYIMRKKKVIA